The Megalobrama amblycephala isolate DHTTF-2021 linkage group LG7, ASM1881202v1, whole genome shotgun sequence genome window below encodes:
- the sfrp2 gene encoding secreted frizzled-related protein 2 codes for MRAYLALLVTLTLPGYLDALHGLYAFDQPELFQKKSNCKPIPANLLLCHDIEYTDMRLPNLLGHETMNEVLQQASSWTPLVQKQCHPDTKKFLCSLFAPVCLDDLDEPIQPCRSLCESVKSGCAPVMAAFGFPWPDMLDCNRFPLDNDLCIPPAGADALVPVTKEVPKVCDACKEKPENDNEIVDSLCKNDFALKIKVKEISYMNGDTKIIPESKSKTIYKLNGGVTERDLRKTVLWLKDGLQCVCDEMNDINAAYLVMGQKMDGHLVITSLKRWQKGQREFKRISRSIRKLQC; via the exons ATGCGCGCGTATCTGGCACTGCTGGTTACGCTTACCTTACCTGGATATCTGGATGCGCTTCACGGATTATACGCCTTCGACCAGCCCGAGCTCTTTCAGAAAAAGAGCAACTGCAAACCCATACCTGCAAACCTGCTCCTGTGCCATGACATCGAGTACACGGACATGCGTCTGCCTAACCTCCTCGGACACGAAACCATGAACGAGGTTCTGCAACAGGCATCTTCCTGGACCCCTCTGGTGCAGAAACAGTGTCATCCGGACACCAAGAAGTTTCTCTGCTCTCTGTTCGCGCCGGTGTGTCTGGATGATCTGGACGAGCCGATTCAGCCGTGCAGGTCGCTATGTGAGAGCGTGAAGAGCGGCTGCGCTCCAGTGATGGCCGCTTTTGGGTTCCCTTGGCCCGACATGCTGGACTGCAATCGCTTTCCTCTGGATAATGACCTGTGCATACCACCTGCTGGTGCAGATGCTTTAGTGCCAGTTACCAAGGAAG TTCCAAAGGTGTGTGATGCCTGCAAAGAAAAGCCCGAGAATGACAATGAAATTGTGGACAGCCTGTGCAAAAATGACTTTG CTTTAAAGATCAAAGTCAAGGAGATCTCCTACATGAATGGCGACACCAAGATCATTCCAGAATCCAAGAGCAAGACTATCTACAAGCTGAATGGTGGCGTCACTGAACGTGATCTCAGGAAGACAGTGCTTTGGCTGAAAGATGGTCTTCAGTGTGTGTGCGACGAAATGAATGACATCAACGCTGCTTATTTGGTGATGGGCCAGAAGATGGATGGACATTTAGTTATCACATCACTGAAGCGCTGGCAGAAGGGTCAGCGGGAGTTTAAGAGAATTTCTCGCAGTATTCGCAAACTTCAGTGCTAG